The Streptomyces sp. SS1-1 genome has a segment encoding these proteins:
- a CDS encoding GntR family transcriptional regulator, with protein MLLRLDVADHRPLYEQVAGAIRRAIAEGECGPGDRLPPARDLSQALGVNANTVLRGLRALRDEGVLEFRRGRGVTVADGADRRSVLLDRVGDLVAEAARLGYSRTDLIEMIRGIP; from the coding sequence ATGCTGCTGAGACTGGACGTCGCGGACCATCGCCCCCTGTATGAGCAGGTGGCCGGCGCGATCCGGCGCGCCATCGCCGAGGGGGAGTGCGGTCCGGGGGACCGGCTGCCTCCCGCGCGTGACCTTTCACAAGCACTCGGCGTCAACGCCAACACCGTGCTGCGCGGCCTCCGGGCACTGCGTGACGAGGGCGTTCTCGAGTTCCGGCGCGGTCGCGGGGTGACGGTGGCCGACGGGGCCGACCGGCGCTCCGTACTGCTGGACCGCGTGGGCGACCTGGTGGCCGAAGCGGCACGTCTCGGGTACAGCAGGACCGATCTCATCGAGATGATCAGGGGGATTCCGTGA
- a CDS encoding PIN domain-containing protein has protein sequence MIYLLDTSGLVRLLRDPKLQSAWYDAIDAGAIASCCVQRAELLHSARNGREYDEITEMFTDLNPDVSVPKNAGRWISAVQHRMARAGEHRSASAVDLVIAATAAHHGLAVLHDDADYRAIARHAADLLEHNVHDVA, from the coding sequence GTGATCTACCTGCTCGACACCTCCGGCCTGGTCCGGCTGCTCCGCGATCCGAAACTGCAGTCGGCCTGGTACGACGCGATCGACGCCGGAGCCATCGCATCCTGCTGCGTACAGCGCGCCGAGCTCCTCCACAGTGCCCGGAACGGACGCGAGTACGACGAGATCACGGAGATGTTCACCGACCTCAATCCCGACGTGTCGGTGCCGAAGAACGCGGGCCGTTGGATCAGCGCCGTGCAACACCGCATGGCCCGGGCCGGAGAGCATCGCAGCGCCTCGGCGGTGGACCTCGTCATCGCCGCCACCGCGGCCCACCACGGCCTGGCCGTCCTCCACGACGATGCCGACTACCGGGCCATCGCCCGGCACGCAGCCGATCTCCTTGAACACAACGTTCACGATGTCGCCTGA
- a CDS encoding DUF4232 domain-containing protein, whose translation MFRTHHRKALLVSAALVGGTLLMTACEDGDATKDTGAAQSSAPASSSAASATPSGSAGAGSGKGSGAKGQGSDDSAGAGSGVDAGDGTRVPVEQGCGANDITWSTRSESQAGGYILVMAKAKPGITCYLPGTHPVVAFGSDGTEAGPAEQAVGEPIKLSGGTTAYAGVNPKTSNTNGGKELDSIIVAVDDSDANPVSLKVGSITVDKAIVTNWHTAPKDAVPFS comes from the coding sequence ATGTTCCGCACCCACCACCGCAAGGCCCTTCTCGTCTCCGCCGCCCTCGTCGGAGGCACCCTGCTGATGACCGCATGCGAGGACGGGGACGCCACCAAGGACACCGGGGCCGCGCAGAGTTCCGCGCCGGCGTCGAGCTCCGCCGCGTCGGCCACGCCGTCCGGTTCGGCGGGCGCGGGCAGCGGCAAGGGGTCCGGTGCGAAGGGTCAGGGGAGCGACGACTCGGCGGGCGCGGGTTCCGGGGTGGACGCCGGTGACGGTACGCGGGTGCCGGTCGAGCAGGGGTGCGGTGCCAACGACATCACGTGGAGCACCCGGTCCGAGAGCCAGGCGGGCGGTTACATCCTGGTCATGGCCAAGGCCAAGCCGGGGATCACCTGCTACCTGCCCGGCACCCACCCGGTCGTGGCCTTCGGGTCGGACGGCACCGAGGCGGGCCCCGCGGAGCAGGCCGTCGGTGAGCCGATCAAGCTGTCCGGGGGCACGACCGCGTACGCCGGGGTGAACCCGAAGACCAGCAACACGAACGGCGGCAAGGAGCTGGACTCCATCATCGTCGCCGTCGACGACTCGGACGCGAACCCGGTCTCCCTGAAGGTCGGCAGCATCACGGTCGACAAGGCGATCGTCACCAACTGGCACACGGCGCCGAAGGACGCGGTTCCCTTCAGCTGA
- a CDS encoding DUF4407 domain-containing protein, whose translation MATDTPLRPYDSAPMDDDRSAVRPIPPGTGPAARLRRLIGIREELLAWVPEERTRYTWYGAIVFNTALVGSLSMALALGSFRSDLPLAAVLLVAAVWFWVVLVMDSWLVSSTHGTAVKKWSLGLRLLLSVLLGLFIAEPILFQIFDKEIRQEIAVGNDQKVADYRGMLVACNPTDGASTADRPDCRRYQLKIAGSPAELSQQTASNTSRAKALETQVASINRTLKDKMAAEQRLCGRDNWIFRNGVRDVTITCERAREDSSSYRTTSKIDTYEKQLAALRAEGQTLAEKKNRAAETYQPLLQRAIDTKTRERAADLDTDGILTRAHGLKAVAGADGFALFLTVVLHLLLLGFDALPVLAKFMSGSTMYDTLLGARFEASRRLHSDELQVRHECARMEHGVQRHRVELDTSDRMQTLDHQYRAAQAERTVRERAELDARTERILRARHA comes from the coding sequence TTGGCCACTGACACACCTCTGCGCCCGTACGACAGCGCGCCGATGGACGACGACCGGAGCGCGGTCCGCCCGATCCCTCCGGGCACCGGACCGGCCGCGCGGCTGCGCCGGCTCATCGGCATCCGCGAGGAACTCCTCGCCTGGGTGCCGGAGGAACGCACCCGCTACACCTGGTACGGCGCGATCGTCTTCAACACCGCCCTGGTCGGCTCCCTGTCGATGGCCCTGGCGCTCGGCAGCTTCCGCTCCGACCTGCCCCTGGCGGCCGTGCTCCTGGTCGCGGCCGTCTGGTTCTGGGTGGTCCTCGTGATGGACAGCTGGCTGGTGTCCAGCACCCACGGCACGGCGGTCAAGAAGTGGTCGCTCGGTCTGCGGCTGCTGCTGTCGGTGCTGCTGGGCCTGTTCATCGCCGAACCGATCCTGTTCCAGATCTTCGACAAGGAGATCCGCCAGGAGATCGCCGTCGGCAACGACCAGAAGGTCGCCGACTACCGGGGCATGCTCGTCGCCTGCAACCCGACCGACGGCGCCTCCACCGCGGACCGCCCGGACTGCCGGCGCTACCAGCTCAAGATCGCCGGGTCCCCGGCGGAGCTGTCCCAGCAGACGGCGAGCAACACGTCCCGCGCGAAGGCGCTGGAGACGCAGGTCGCCTCCATCAACCGGACGCTCAAGGACAAGATGGCGGCCGAGCAGCGGCTGTGCGGCCGGGACAACTGGATCTTCCGGAACGGCGTCAGGGACGTCACCATCACCTGCGAACGGGCCCGCGAGGACTCCTCGTCGTACCGCACGACCAGCAAGATCGACACGTACGAGAAGCAGCTCGCCGCGCTGCGGGCCGAGGGGCAGACCCTCGCGGAGAAGAAGAACAGGGCGGCGGAGACCTACCAGCCGCTCCTCCAGCGGGCCATCGACACCAAGACCCGGGAACGCGCGGCCGACCTGGACACCGACGGCATCCTCACCCGGGCCCACGGCCTGAAGGCGGTCGCCGGAGCGGACGGCTTCGCCCTCTTCCTGACGGTCGTCCTGCACCTGCTGCTCCTGGGCTTCGACGCCCTGCCCGTCCTCGCCAAGTTCATGAGCGGCAGCACGATGTACGACACCCTGCTCGGCGCCCGCTTCGAGGCCAGCCGCCGGCTGCACAGCGACGAGCTGCAGGTACGGCACGAGTGCGCGCGGATGGAACACGGCGTGCAGCGCCACCGCGTCGAACTGGACACCAGCGACCGGATGCAGACCCTGGACCACCAGTACCGGGCGGCCCAGGCGGAACGCACCGTCAGGGAACGCGCGGAACTGGACGCCCGGACGGAGCGCATACTGCGCGCCCGGCACGCGTGA
- a CDS encoding Crp/Fnr family transcriptional regulator: MPYSSAEWPARSLLGVLSPPARADVLGLGVGKRFEAGDVLLSEGATDRHVLVLLSGFAKVTARVENGETSLLAVRVGGDTVGEMGAVDGSAPRSATVTACGPMTARVLRPGALHELLTRRPEVSVALTRIIADRLRWANRRRLDFRGYPAKVRLARLLVELAAAYGHPVDGGVVVGCRLTQPELAALTGSAETTVHKGLRELRLDGLLETGYATTTIRDLPRLTRLADLPPE, translated from the coding sequence ATGCCGTACAGCTCCGCGGAATGGCCCGCGCGCAGTCTGCTGGGGGTGCTGTCGCCACCGGCCCGTGCGGACGTGCTCGGGCTGGGCGTCGGGAAGCGGTTCGAGGCCGGGGACGTGCTGCTGAGCGAGGGGGCGACCGACCGGCACGTACTGGTGCTGCTCTCCGGCTTCGCCAAGGTGACGGCACGCGTCGAGAACGGCGAGACCTCGCTGCTCGCGGTCCGCGTGGGCGGTGACACCGTCGGCGAGATGGGGGCCGTGGACGGCTCGGCGCCGCGCTCGGCGACCGTGACGGCCTGCGGCCCGATGACGGCCCGGGTGCTGCGACCGGGCGCCCTGCACGAGTTGCTGACGCGGCGGCCCGAGGTGTCCGTGGCGCTGACCCGGATCATCGCCGACCGGCTCCGCTGGGCCAACCGCCGCCGTCTGGACTTCCGCGGCTACCCGGCCAAGGTCCGTCTGGCCCGCCTCCTGGTGGAACTGGCCGCCGCCTACGGGCACCCCGTGGACGGCGGAGTCGTGGTCGGCTGCCGCCTCACCCAGCCCGAACTCGCCGCGCTCACCGGTTCCGCCGAGACCACCGTCCACAAGGGCCTGCGCGAGCTGCGCCTGGACGGTCTGCTGGAGACCGGATACGCCACCACGACCATCCGCGACCTGCCCCGGCTCACGCGGCTGGCGGACCTGCCCCCCGAGTGA
- a CDS encoding MarR family winged helix-turn-helix transcriptional regulator, with protein MSTPTPPARPDAHRTYRRYLSAVMLHGHAGAKACGLGATDLYALNVLELSGAMSPGELADRTGLTTGPTTRLIDRLERAGYVRRVPDPTDRRKVTVEPVGRPGELDRVMTPARQRIAGILDGYTPDQLDVLYDYFTRAARAYQEAAEELRGEEPDAS; from the coding sequence GTGTCAACGCCGACGCCACCCGCGCGACCCGACGCGCACCGCACCTACCGCCGCTATCTGAGCGCCGTGATGCTGCACGGCCACGCGGGAGCCAAGGCGTGCGGCCTCGGCGCCACCGACCTCTACGCCCTCAACGTCCTGGAGCTGTCCGGGGCGATGTCCCCCGGCGAACTGGCCGACCGCACGGGTCTGACGACCGGCCCCACGACCCGGCTGATCGACCGGCTCGAACGCGCCGGTTACGTCCGCCGCGTCCCCGACCCCACCGACCGCCGCAAGGTCACGGTGGAACCGGTCGGGCGCCCGGGAGAACTGGACCGGGTCATGACCCCGGCCCGGCAGCGGATCGCCGGGATCCTGGACGGCTACACCCCCGACCAACTGGACGTCCTGTACGACTACTTCACCCGGGCCGCCCGCGCGTACCAGGAGGCGGCGGAGGAACTGCGCGGCGAGGAGCCGGACGCCTCCTGA
- a CDS encoding type II toxin-antitoxin system VapB family antitoxin produces the protein MSVTQIDIDDDALERAMAASKVRTKKEAVNLALRFYADQQERAARISRHFERAREWDAVEDAERLHRAEKNSR, from the coding sequence ATGTCCGTGACCCAGATCGACATCGACGATGACGCCCTGGAACGGGCCATGGCCGCGTCCAAGGTCAGGACGAAGAAGGAAGCGGTCAATCTGGCTCTGCGCTTCTACGCCGACCAGCAGGAGCGTGCCGCGCGCATCAGCCGCCACTTCGAGCGTGCGCGTGAGTGGGATGCTGTCGAGGACGCCGAGCGCCTGCACCGAGCGGAGAAGAACAGCCGGTGA
- a CDS encoding ABC transporter ATP-binding protein translates to MSTPQQQPVLSLRNLIRVHGSGATEVHALRGIDLDVHPGELVAVMGPSGSGKSTLLTIAGGLDNPTSGQVFVEGTDITALGLKGLAALRRRSIGYVFQDYNLIPALTAAENVALPLELDGISARKARTEALAALAEMDLGQLADRFPDEMSGGQQQRVAIARALVGDRRLVLADEPTGALDSETGESVLALLRSRCDAGAAGVMVTHEPRFAAWADRVVFLRDGAVVDQTLRSDADELLTDRAAQR, encoded by the coding sequence ATGTCCACACCACAGCAGCAGCCCGTGCTGAGTCTGCGGAACCTGATCCGCGTCCACGGCTCCGGCGCCACCGAGGTGCACGCCCTGCGCGGCATCGACCTCGACGTCCACCCCGGTGAACTCGTCGCCGTCATGGGCCCGTCGGGCTCCGGCAAGTCCACCCTGCTCACCATCGCCGGCGGCCTCGACAACCCCACCTCCGGGCAGGTCTTCGTCGAGGGCACCGACATCACCGCCCTCGGCCTCAAGGGACTCGCGGCCCTGCGCCGCCGCAGCATCGGCTACGTCTTTCAGGACTACAACCTCATCCCGGCCCTCACCGCCGCCGAGAACGTGGCCCTGCCCCTCGAACTGGACGGCATATCGGCCCGCAAGGCCCGCACCGAGGCCCTCGCCGCCCTCGCCGAGATGGACCTCGGCCAACTCGCCGACCGGTTCCCCGACGAGATGTCCGGCGGCCAGCAGCAGCGCGTGGCCATCGCCCGCGCACTCGTCGGCGACCGCCGGCTCGTCCTCGCCGACGAGCCCACCGGCGCCCTCGACTCCGAGACCGGCGAGTCCGTGCTGGCCCTGCTGCGCTCCCGCTGCGACGCCGGAGCCGCCGGCGTCATGGTCACCCACGAGCCGCGGTTCGCCGCCTGGGCCGACCGGGTCGTCTTCCTGCGGGACGGCGCCGTCGTCGACCAGACCCTGCGCAGCGACGCCGACGAGCTCCTCACCGACCGGGCGGCCCAGCGGTGA
- a CDS encoding Pycsar system effector family protein has protein sequence MPPIGAAPESRPEQAMFEALQATHQHADTKAGILAAAQAAMVGTAGSWSGQALHTAQSGGVRGVVAGSLLTLFVCALLGGAGSLAAALRPRVLRPHGVNRYSFTHLAAGPDLLPPAGAGGEEERLRQELSCTIRFLAGVAVRKYRCLTLAVLCTAVMGVSAGLLVTARPLLA, from the coding sequence ATGCCGCCCATCGGCGCCGCACCGGAGAGCCGCCCCGAGCAGGCGATGTTCGAGGCCCTGCAGGCCACGCACCAGCACGCCGACACCAAGGCCGGCATCCTGGCCGCCGCCCAGGCCGCGATGGTGGGGACGGCGGGATCATGGAGCGGGCAGGCCCTGCACACGGCGCAGAGCGGCGGTGTACGGGGCGTAGTGGCCGGAAGTCTGCTGACGCTCTTCGTGTGCGCTCTATTGGGCGGAGCGGGGTCGCTCGCGGCGGCCCTGCGGCCCCGGGTGCTGCGGCCCCACGGCGTCAACCGCTACAGCTTCACGCACCTGGCGGCCGGGCCCGATCTGCTGCCGCCGGCCGGTGCCGGTGGGGAGGAGGAGCGGCTGCGCCAGGAGCTGTCGTGCACGATCCGGTTCCTCGCCGGGGTGGCCGTGCGCAAGTACCGGTGCCTGACGCTGGCGGTGCTGTGCACGGCGGTGATGGGCGTCAGCGCCGGGCTGCTGGTGACGGCCCGCCCGCTGCTGGCCTGA
- a CDS encoding FtsX-like permease family protein produces MTTWFHSWRAAVRIARRDAWRFKGRSFLVLAMIALPILGVSALDLTVRSAELTPAQRMERTLGAADARFSDTEMGGAAVLQDPEGERHTLAGDYDSPGMSWPEGRTDVTKTIPAGSKVLTDSSGTAKLTTAHGLLQTEVRELAAADPVARGIMRLREGRFPEKSNEIAATTRFLESSGLSVGSTLTARGFDRTYVISGSYELPSDLAVEQVNALPGAFLTPYAKAVEKAGLPKPNVSTTYLVKKAGGFTWNTVQAINAKGVVVTSRAVVLDPPADSDVPLYQEKGWAAYENSGDTDAATLAAVATVVGLAMLEICLLAGPAFAVGARRSRRQLGLVGANGGARSHIRAIVLSGGLVIGVAAALVGIVLALILTFALRPLLEDQMGQRFGGFTVRPLELLAIAALAVLTGLLSAIIPAVTASRQTVLASLTGRRGVRRGNRVLPLIGFGAVLLGAAVALYGSVVSDQSVLVSGGSAVAELGVVAMTPALVGLFGRASRWLPLSPRLALRDAVRNRGRTAPAVAAVLAAVAGTVAVSAYAASRDAQSQAEYRANLPYGAVAALVTEEGGRDVPAVRDAVLRTLPVDVRADVSRVAVGKPGCDPYGEGDGCGYYEVVIPPANECPLWARTPDGSDPTEKYTEEQRRALAKDWRCRSRDGHGIHLDNGLLIADAPLLKVLGIHDPGAAKALADGKLVSFHKPQVDKSGAVGIKLITDPEAADRAREQEKPIPGEVKSFPAYQVPGSPESYGVRSVLSPAAAKAAGLITAPLGAVFSTDRTPSTEQLQKLDAEIAKLGSDVDLTVEQGWVDKHGLVLLALTVFAGLVTIGAAGIATGLAQVDAEADLKTLAAVGAPPRVRRMLSAFQCGVVAAMGVVLGSAAGVLPAVGLRLTEEREQMRSYQDALAQGWATIDDAPPHVPIVIPWETLATLLIAVPLGAALLAALVTRSRGALTRRAAH; encoded by the coding sequence GTGACGACCTGGTTCCACTCCTGGCGGGCCGCGGTCCGCATCGCCCGCCGTGACGCCTGGCGCTTCAAGGGCCGCAGCTTCCTGGTCCTCGCCATGATCGCGCTGCCGATCCTGGGCGTGAGCGCCCTGGACCTGACCGTGCGCAGCGCCGAACTCACCCCCGCGCAGCGGATGGAGCGCACCCTGGGCGCCGCCGACGCTCGCTTCTCCGACACCGAGATGGGCGGCGCGGCCGTCCTGCAGGACCCCGAGGGCGAGAGGCACACCCTGGCCGGGGACTACGACTCGCCGGGCATGTCCTGGCCCGAGGGCCGGACGGATGTCACCAAGACCATCCCGGCCGGTTCGAAGGTGCTGACCGACAGCAGCGGCACCGCCAAGCTGACCACCGCGCACGGTCTGCTCCAGACCGAGGTCCGCGAGCTGGCCGCCGCCGATCCCGTCGCCCGGGGCATCATGCGGCTGCGGGAGGGCCGCTTCCCCGAGAAGAGCAACGAGATCGCCGCGACCACCCGGTTCCTGGAGAGCAGCGGGCTGTCCGTCGGCTCCACCCTCACCGCCCGCGGCTTCGATCGCACCTATGTGATCAGCGGCTCGTACGAGCTGCCCAGCGACCTCGCGGTGGAGCAGGTCAACGCCCTGCCGGGGGCCTTCCTGACGCCGTACGCCAAGGCGGTCGAGAAGGCCGGACTGCCGAAGCCCAACGTCTCCACCACCTACCTGGTGAAGAAGGCCGGTGGTTTCACGTGGAACACGGTCCAGGCGATCAACGCCAAGGGTGTCGTGGTCACCTCGCGCGCCGTGGTCCTCGACCCGCCCGCCGACTCCGACGTGCCGCTCTACCAGGAGAAAGGCTGGGCCGCCTACGAGAACAGCGGGGACACCGACGCCGCCACGCTCGCTGCCGTGGCGACGGTCGTCGGCCTGGCGATGCTGGAGATCTGCCTGCTCGCCGGTCCCGCCTTCGCCGTCGGCGCCCGTCGATCCCGCCGCCAGCTCGGTCTGGTCGGCGCCAACGGCGGTGCCCGCAGCCACATCCGGGCCATCGTGCTGAGCGGCGGCCTGGTCATCGGCGTCGCGGCGGCCCTGGTCGGCATCGTCCTCGCCCTGATCCTGACCTTCGCCCTCCGGCCGCTCCTCGAGGACCAGATGGGGCAGCGGTTCGGCGGCTTCACCGTCAGGCCGCTGGAACTGCTCGCCATCGCCGCGCTCGCCGTCCTCACCGGCCTGCTCTCCGCGATCATCCCGGCCGTCACCGCCTCCCGGCAGACCGTCCTGGCCTCCCTCACCGGCCGTCGCGGCGTGCGCCGCGGCAACCGCGTGCTGCCGCTGATCGGCTTCGGCGCTGTCCTCCTCGGCGCGGCCGTCGCCCTGTACGGCTCGGTCGTCTCCGACCAGTCCGTCCTGGTCTCGGGCGGCTCGGCCGTCGCAGAGCTGGGTGTGGTCGCCATGACGCCCGCCCTGGTCGGCCTGTTCGGCAGGGCCAGCCGCTGGCTGCCGCTCTCGCCGCGCCTCGCCCTGCGGGACGCCGTCCGCAACCGGGGTCGCACGGCACCCGCCGTCGCCGCGGTCCTGGCCGCCGTCGCGGGCACCGTCGCCGTCTCGGCGTACGCCGCGAGCCGCGACGCCCAGAGTCAGGCCGAGTACCGGGCCAACCTGCCGTACGGCGCCGTCGCCGCGCTCGTCACCGAGGAGGGAGGCCGGGACGTCCCCGCGGTCCGCGACGCCGTGCTGCGGACACTGCCCGTCGACGTCCGCGCCGACGTGTCCCGGGTCGCCGTCGGCAAGCCCGGCTGCGACCCGTACGGCGAGGGCGACGGCTGTGGCTACTACGAGGTCGTCATCCCGCCGGCCAACGAGTGCCCGCTGTGGGCGCGCACCCCCGACGGCTCCGACCCGACGGAGAAGTACACCGAGGAGCAGCGGCGCGCGCTCGCCAAGGACTGGCGCTGCCGCTCGCGCGACGGACACGGCATCCACCTCGACAACGGTCTCCTCATCGCCGACGCCCCGCTCCTGAAGGTCCTCGGCATCCACGACCCGGGCGCGGCCAAGGCCCTCGCCGACGGAAAGCTCGTCAGCTTCCACAAGCCCCAGGTCGACAAGAGCGGCGCCGTCGGCATCAAGCTGATCACCGACCCGGAGGCCGCCGACCGCGCCCGCGAGCAGGAGAAGCCGATCCCGGGCGAGGTGAAGTCGTTCCCCGCCTACCAGGTGCCGGGCTCGCCCGAGTCCTACGGAGTGCGGAGCGTGCTCAGCCCCGCCGCCGCCAAGGCCGCCGGACTGATCACCGCTCCCCTCGGCGCCGTCTTCAGCACCGACCGGACGCCCAGCACCGAGCAACTGCAGAAGCTCGACGCCGAGATCGCCAAGCTCGGCAGCGACGTCGATCTGACCGTGGAGCAGGGCTGGGTCGACAAGCACGGGCTCGTCCTGCTCGCGCTGACCGTCTTCGCCGGCCTGGTCACCATCGGCGCGGCCGGCATCGCCACCGGTCTCGCCCAGGTCGACGCGGAGGCGGACCTCAAGACGCTCGCCGCGGTCGGCGCCCCGCCCCGGGTGCGCCGCATGCTCAGCGCCTTCCAGTGCGGTGTGGTCGCCGCGATGGGGGTGGTCCTCGGCTCGGCCGCCGGTGTCCTGCCCGCGGTCGGGCTGCGGCTCACCGAGGAGCGCGAGCAGATGCGCTCCTACCAGGACGCTCTCGCCCAAGGGTGGGCCACCATCGATGACGCCCCGCCCCACGTGCCGATCGTCATCCCCTGGGAGACACTCGCCACCCTCCTGATCGCCGTACCCCTGGGCGCCGCCCTCCTGGCCGCACTGGTGACCCGCTCCCGCGGAGCACTTACCCGCCGCGCGGCCCACTGA
- a CDS encoding PadR family transcriptional regulator, with protein MSIRHGLLALLEHGPRYGSQLRTEFEFRTGSTWPLNVGQVYTTLSRLERDGMVVQDGEDEAGHPLYAITDSGRAELRDWFAHPVDRTSPARDELAIKLAMAVGAPGVDIRDVIQSQRRHTVKAMQDYTRLKAQALTAVEKNGDRERDDIAWLLVLEQLIFQTEAEARWLDHCESRLIRLSSTARTAGTGAAETGTRAAAGAEKAARHRP; from the coding sequence ATGTCCATCCGTCACGGGCTTCTCGCCCTCCTCGAACACGGCCCGCGCTACGGCTCACAGCTCCGGACGGAGTTCGAGTTCCGCACCGGCTCCACCTGGCCGCTCAACGTGGGCCAGGTCTACACGACGCTCAGCCGGCTCGAACGCGACGGCATGGTCGTGCAGGACGGTGAGGACGAGGCCGGCCACCCGCTGTACGCGATCACCGACAGCGGTCGCGCCGAACTCCGCGACTGGTTCGCGCACCCCGTCGACCGCACCAGCCCGGCCCGTGACGAGCTGGCCATCAAGCTCGCCATGGCCGTCGGGGCGCCAGGGGTCGACATCCGTGACGTCATCCAGTCCCAGCGCCGGCACACCGTGAAGGCCATGCAGGACTACACCCGGCTGAAGGCGCAGGCCCTCACCGCCGTGGAGAAGAACGGCGACCGGGAGCGGGACGACATCGCCTGGCTCCTCGTCCTGGAGCAGCTGATCTTCCAGACCGAGGCCGAGGCGCGCTGGCTCGACCACTGCGAGTCCCGGCTGATCCGCCTCTCGTCGACCGCCCGGACGGCGGGGACGGGAGCGGCGGAGACGGGGACGCGAGCGGCGGCCGGGGCAGAGAAGGCCGCACGCCACCGCCCGTGA
- a CDS encoding TerD family protein: protein MITLTKESGPADLDGVTHLSIGVSWDPTAGSSGGVLGKLRRKSGTDLDLIAVAMQGGDPVRLAGLDSLDPMGNGSLVHSGDNQTGHGDGDDETVTVEFARIPPHITSIVFIAAAYKKGSSFQKARNISFKVYDATGGSSEQVADIWPSLLSQDNGCAVAKAMRVGGSWKLEVINTTGKIKQGDEHALMRFAVSK, encoded by the coding sequence ATGATCACGCTCACGAAGGAAAGCGGTCCGGCAGACCTGGACGGAGTGACGCACCTGTCCATCGGTGTCTCCTGGGACCCCACCGCCGGCAGCAGCGGCGGAGTGCTGGGCAAGCTGCGCCGCAAGAGCGGCACCGACCTCGACCTGATCGCCGTCGCGATGCAGGGCGGCGACCCGGTGCGCCTGGCCGGACTCGACTCGCTCGACCCGATGGGCAACGGCTCGCTGGTCCACAGCGGCGACAACCAGACCGGGCACGGAGACGGCGACGACGAGACGGTGACCGTCGAATTCGCCAGGATCCCGCCCCACATCACGTCGATCGTGTTCATCGCCGCCGCGTACAAGAAGGGCAGCTCCTTCCAGAAGGCGCGCAACATCAGCTTCAAGGTCTACGACGCGACCGGCGGCAGCTCCGAGCAGGTGGCCGACATCTGGCCGAGCCTGCTCTCCCAGGACAACGGCTGCGCCGTGGCCAAGGCGATGCGCGTCGGCGGGAGTTGGAAGCTCGAGGTGATCAACACGACCGGCAAGATCAAGCAGGGCGACGAGCACGCCCTGATGCGCTTCGCCGTCAGCAAGTAG
- a CDS encoding DUF1648 domain-containing protein, with product MGLVGWCGGILLLLAGMPLAARERLPETLATHWGGSGEPDGSMPLWAAALIPALIWTVLATGLAFASRRTGPRSIGPVRGGTAVTLATGGVLLVGAQASIVRANLDRSDWREAGSVTGWVVATVAVAAMAGTLAWLATRNGPAAPSRAADGPSMDLPEGQRLVWFSRTSNPWLHLTSAVTGLVALAAVVAAVGGLAEPRRALSFIVPFVLASVLVLGCASVQARVGEDGLRVSFGPLGWPARRWAVQDIEVARVEHRTPAQVGGWGYRLSRLGTTVMLRRGECLVIRAKGKDFAVSVDDAERGAALLNSLSARSSK from the coding sequence ATGGGGCTTGTCGGGTGGTGCGGCGGGATCCTGCTCCTGCTGGCGGGGATGCCCCTCGCCGCGCGAGAGCGATTGCCGGAGACGCTGGCGACGCACTGGGGCGGGTCGGGAGAGCCTGACGGTTCGATGCCGTTGTGGGCGGCCGCGCTCATCCCCGCCCTCATATGGACGGTGCTGGCCACGGGGCTGGCGTTCGCGTCGCGGCGTACGGGGCCGCGGTCCATCGGACCGGTCCGCGGAGGGACGGCGGTCACGCTCGCGACCGGGGGTGTCCTCCTGGTCGGCGCGCAGGCGTCGATCGTGCGCGCCAACCTGGACCGGTCCGACTGGCGGGAGGCCGGTTCGGTGACGGGCTGGGTCGTGGCGACGGTCGCCGTGGCGGCCATGGCGGGCACGCTCGCCTGGCTCGCGACCCGGAACGGCCCCGCGGCACCGAGCCGGGCGGCGGACGGCCCGAGCATGGACCTCCCCGAAGGCCAGCGGCTGGTGTGGTTCTCCCGCACGTCCAATCCGTGGCTCCACCTGACGTCCGCCGTCACGGGGCTCGTGGCGCTGGCCGCTGTCGTGGCCGCGGTGGGCGGGCTCGCGGAGCCGCGCCGGGCGCTGTCCTTCATCGTGCCCTTCGTGCTCGCCTCGGTGCTCGTTCTCGGCTGCGCCTCGGTGCAGGCGCGGGTCGGCGAGGACGGGTTGAGGGTGTCCTTCGGGCCGCTGGGCTGGCCGGCGCGGCGCTGGGCCGTCCAGGACATCGAGGTGGCCCGCGTCGAGCACCGCACGCCGGCTCAGGTGGGGGGATGGGGCTACCGGCTGAGCCGGCTCGGCACCACCGTCATGCTGCGCCGCGGTGAATGCCTGGTCATCCGCGCGAAGGGCAAGGACTTCGCCGTGAGCGTGGACGACGCCGAACGGGGCGCCGCGCTGCTGAACTCCCTGAGTGCCAGGTCCTCGAAGTGA